GAAAGATGGGCTAAAGTTGGGGGGTCACTGCAGACCTTCGGAATTGATTTTTATCCGGTTTTCTGGGGCTTTATGGCGGCTTTTGCCGAGTCTTTCTGCTCGGTTTTTATAATCGCGGGAATTTTCTTTATGCCTGCGACTTTTCTTCTATCCGTTAACATGATCGTAGCGGTTCTCTTTCACCTGTATCTTCCGGAGGAGTCACCTGCTGCGGGATGGCAGGGGGCTTCACACGCGATTGAATATCTTTTCGTCTACGTGGTGTTGATGATTTCCGGCCCCGGAAAATACAGGATAAACCTGGGCTGA
The Candidatus Dadabacteria bacterium DNA segment above includes these coding regions:
- a CDS encoding DoxX family protein, which translates into the protein MLSYGRDRDWDLGIFLLRVGFGFSMLIFHGYGKLIGGPERWAKVGGSLQTFGIDFYPVFWGFMAAFAESFCSVFIIAGIFFMPATFLLSVNMIVAVLFHLYLPEESPAAGWQGASHAIEYLFVYVVLMISGPGKYRINLG